A DNA window from Leptolyngbya sp. KIOST-1 contains the following coding sequences:
- a CDS encoding PAS domain S-box protein: MDSAAKLEALQQRIQQLETENADLRREVATLQAEKGRSQPPASFPWPEAASQFEAFLAHAPMVAWMTSAEGVIEYVNHAWLNGLGLSAQEVIGQPLETLFSPPLAQTYRQNNQWVIDHQTVLETTEQALTPDGRVHTLLVRKFPIYTTGATTAWVGGIGIDISQLKQAEAALRDSEARWQFAIEGSGDGLWDWNAQTNEVFFSLQWKAMLGYEEHEIGTRMEEWDSRVHPDDKAQCYTDLERHFSGEAPIYQNEHRVRCKDGTYRWILARGKVVERDTEGKPLRMIGTHRDVSEAARLEAERQQAEIYQQQMQIILRQSEATNRAILKAIPDLLLRVGRDGTCLSCLMPSDAVVGTFLPVQRHLSEVLPPDLLQHQLQRIGCALTTGELQVWEHQFEKRGQLCYEEVRLAPCGDQECLVIVRDISDRKQMELELEAKVQELDRFFSVSLDLLCIGNTSGFFLRLNSQWEKTLGYALSELEGTRYIDYVHPEDVEATLGVLATLANQQEVLNFVNRYRCRDGSYRWIEWRSMPVGHLIYGAARDITHRKQAELELQTTKEQLDLVLQASSEGYWDWNLETGDIYFSPRWKSMLGYADHELENSFAMWETVIFPEDRVAALRLVDEYNSDRVMEFSVTQRFHHKNGSTVHVLSRAIYQKNAAGKVVRMVGSHLDITNMVTMQSALQTSEMQLSSVLNSSLDGIMAFRAVRDPAGSIVDFEWLLSNPAACELVGRTADYLVGRRLMTEMPGNKTDGLFEAYVEVVTSGNPWQQQFHYRHDDIDTWFETVAVRLGDGFAVTFRNITPVKQSEQALQRLNQQLETNLAELQQRNRDMARLGEMSEFLQACATPDEAYSALGTLLLPMFPDSSGGVFMVNETSDRLESVATWGEAMDSALNFNLQDCWALRRGRLHQVGSDCLGVRCRHAETARHTTLCIPLRVQDNSLGLFYLSATEISGSARQLARTMAEQLALALANLHLRETLKQQSIRDPLTGLFNRRYLEAALTQGIQRAQRHHHSIGVIMIDIDNFKRVNDTYGHEAGDRVLQAVGRLLLDSVRGSDVACRYGGEELTLVLPESSLEVTVERADAIRQAIAGLQVRYEGMALSGLSASFGVASFPTHGNQGADVVRSADAALYQAKARGRDRVVVATVPASKVANGPAWAQVGEIS, from the coding sequence ATGGACAGCGCGGCCAAACTGGAGGCATTACAGCAGCGAATTCAGCAACTGGAGACAGAAAACGCTGATCTCCGCCGAGAGGTTGCGACGTTGCAGGCTGAGAAGGGGCGATCGCAGCCGCCCGCTTCCTTCCCCTGGCCCGAGGCCGCCAGCCAATTCGAAGCCTTTTTGGCCCATGCGCCGATGGTGGCCTGGATGACCAGCGCCGAGGGCGTCATTGAGTATGTCAATCATGCCTGGCTGAACGGTTTAGGGCTTTCGGCCCAGGAGGTGATCGGTCAGCCCCTGGAGACCCTCTTTTCGCCGCCGCTGGCCCAGACCTACCGCCAAAACAATCAGTGGGTGATTGATCACCAGACGGTGCTAGAAACCACCGAGCAGGCGCTGACGCCCGACGGTAGAGTTCACACTCTCCTGGTGCGCAAGTTTCCCATCTATACAACCGGGGCCACTACGGCCTGGGTAGGGGGCATTGGCATTGATATTAGCCAGCTCAAGCAGGCCGAAGCGGCCCTGCGGGACAGCGAGGCCCGCTGGCAGTTTGCCATCGAAGGGTCGGGGGATGGTCTTTGGGACTGGAATGCCCAGACCAACGAGGTATTTTTCTCGCTTCAGTGGAAAGCCATGCTGGGCTACGAGGAGCACGAAATTGGCACCAGGATGGAGGAGTGGGACAGCCGCGTGCACCCCGACGACAAGGCCCAGTGCTACACCGACCTGGAGCGGCACTTTAGCGGTGAGGCTCCGATTTACCAGAACGAGCACCGGGTGCGCTGCAAGGACGGCACCTACAGGTGGATTCTCGCTCGCGGCAAAGTGGTGGAGCGCGATACCGAGGGCAAGCCCCTGCGGATGATTGGCACCCACCGGGACGTGAGCGAAGCGGCTCGGCTGGAAGCCGAACGCCAGCAGGCTGAAATCTATCAGCAGCAGATGCAGATCATTCTGCGCCAGAGTGAGGCGACCAACCGGGCTATTCTCAAGGCGATTCCTGACCTGCTGCTGCGGGTGGGGCGCGACGGCACCTGCCTGAGCTGTTTGATGCCCAGCGATGCGGTGGTGGGAACCTTTTTGCCAGTGCAGCGCCACCTGTCAGAGGTTTTGCCCCCCGATCTGCTTCAGCACCAGCTCCAGCGCATTGGGTGCGCCCTGACCACCGGGGAACTGCAGGTGTGGGAGCACCAGTTTGAGAAGCGCGGTCAGCTCTGCTACGAGGAAGTGCGGCTGGCTCCCTGCGGTGACCAGGAATGCCTGGTGATTGTGCGGGACATCAGCGATCGCAAGCAGATGGAGCTAGAGCTAGAGGCCAAAGTTCAGGAGTTGGACCGTTTCTTCTCGGTTTCCCTGGATTTGCTCTGCATTGGCAATACCAGCGGCTTTTTTCTCCGCCTCAACAGTCAGTGGGAAAAAACCCTGGGCTATGCCCTCTCTGAGCTGGAGGGAACCCGCTATATCGACTACGTTCACCCCGAGGATGTCGAGGCTACGCTGGGGGTGCTGGCTACGCTGGCCAATCAGCAGGAGGTGCTGAACTTCGTCAATCGCTACCGCTGCCGCGATGGATCCTACCGCTGGATTGAGTGGCGATCGATGCCTGTGGGCCACCTGATCTACGGTGCCGCCCGGGATATTACCCATCGCAAACAGGCCGAACTGGAGCTACAAACCACCAAAGAGCAGCTCGATCTGGTGCTGCAGGCCTCCTCAGAAGGCTACTGGGACTGGAACTTAGAAACGGGGGATATCTACTTCTCCCCCCGCTGGAAGTCGATGCTGGGCTACGCCGACCACGAGCTTGAAAACAGTTTTGCAATGTGGGAAACGGTTATTTTTCCGGAGGACCGCGTCGCTGCCCTGCGCCTGGTTGACGAGTACAACAGCGACAGAGTGATGGAGTTCTCGGTTACGCAGCGGTTTCACCACAAAAATGGCTCTACTGTCCACGTTCTCTCCCGGGCCATTTACCAAAAAAATGCCGCTGGCAAAGTGGTCCGGATGGTGGGCAGTCACCTGGATATCACCAATATGGTGACGATGCAGTCCGCGCTACAAACGTCAGAGATGCAGCTTAGCAGCGTGTTGAATAGCTCCCTTGACGGCATCATGGCCTTTCGGGCGGTGCGCGATCCAGCGGGGAGCATTGTGGATTTTGAGTGGTTGCTGAGCAACCCCGCTGCCTGCGAGCTGGTGGGCCGCACCGCCGACTATCTGGTGGGTCGGCGGCTCATGACGGAAATGCCCGGCAATAAAACCGATGGCCTGTTTGAAGCCTACGTGGAGGTGGTCACCAGTGGCAACCCCTGGCAGCAGCAGTTTCACTACCGCCACGACGACATCGACACCTGGTTTGAAACGGTAGCCGTCAGGCTGGGGGATGGCTTTGCAGTCACGTTTCGCAACATTACCCCCGTCAAGCAGTCGGAGCAGGCGCTGCAACGGCTAAACCAGCAGCTAGAGACTAACCTAGCCGAGTTGCAGCAGCGCAACCGCGATATGGCCCGCCTGGGAGAAATGAGCGAATTTTTGCAGGCCTGCGCCACCCCCGACGAAGCCTACAGCGCCCTGGGCACGCTGCTGCTGCCGATGTTCCCCGACAGCAGCGGGGGGGTGTTTATGGTGAATGAAACGAGCGATCGCCTGGAGAGCGTGGCCACCTGGGGCGAGGCCATGGATTCGGCCCTCAACTTTAACCTCCAGGATTGCTGGGCGCTGCGGCGGGGCCGCCTCCACCAGGTGGGCTCTGACTGCCTGGGGGTGCGCTGCCGCCATGCCGAGACTGCCCGCCACACCACCCTTTGCATTCCCCTGCGGGTCCAGGACAACAGTCTGGGGCTGTTTTACCTCAGCGCCACTGAGATTTCCGGCTCGGCCCGACAGCTGGCCCGCACTATGGCCGAGCAGTTGGCCCTGGCTTTGGCCAATCTGCATCTGCGCGAAACCCTGAAACAGCAGAGTATTCGTGACCCGCTGACCGGGCTATTTAATCGCCGCTACCTGGAAGCAGCGCTAACCCAGGGAATTCAGCGCGCCCAGCGCCACCACCACAGCATTGGAGTGATCATGATCGATATTGACAACTTTAAGCGGGTCAACGACACCTACGGCCACGAGGCGGGCGATCGCGTGCTGCAGGCGGTGGGTCGGCTTCTGCTCGACAGCGTGCGGGGCTCAGACGTTGCCTGTCGCTACGGCGGCGAAGAACTGACGCTGGTGCTGCCC